A DNA window from Candidatus Bodocaedibacter vickermanii contains the following coding sequences:
- the recF gene encoding DNA replication/repair protein RecF (All proteins in this family for which functions are known are DNA-binding proteins that assist the filamentation of RecA onto DNA for the initiation of recombination or recombinational repair.), which produces MQTIGVERLRLSHFRSYGYLDLNLHSKHIVLSGLNGAGKTNLLEAISFLSPGRGLRKSKIIDVMQFGQVSPWAVNAHIFDGEDIVSIATGQDPSNVSRRIVKVQGDAIQTHLELGHFLSVNWVTPAMDRLFLEPSSIRRKFFDRLVYGFDPLHAERLSKYKHAMMERNRLLKERSSNKHWLDALEITMAQESIAIASRRVEALQLLQEAHPFSDDAHFPAARLEFTEGIELGLNESSLVDQEETLLRQLADNRSLDALIGGAQVGAHKMDFTAFHTLKNLNAAVCSTGEQKILLMWIILAFVKLQTLRNPGVNILLLDEVAAHLDSERRHILFEKINSLNVQAWYSGTDHSLFSGLAHYSTQSYHLDQTGIRVLI; this is translated from the coding sequence ATGCAAACGATAGGAGTTGAACGGTTACGCCTAAGTCATTTTCGTTCGTATGGATATTTAGATCTTAATTTACATTCTAAGCATATCGTTTTATCTGGACTGAATGGTGCGGGTAAAACGAATCTATTAGAGGCTATTTCATTCTTATCACCTGGTCGTGGACTTCGAAAATCTAAAATCATCGATGTCATGCAGTTTGGACAGGTATCACCTTGGGCTGTGAATGCTCATATATTTGATGGTGAAGATATCGTATCTATTGCAACGGGGCAAGACCCATCGAATGTTTCACGACGTATTGTTAAAGTTCAAGGTGATGCGATACAAACTCATTTAGAGTTGGGGCATTTTCTGAGTGTGAATTGGGTAACACCAGCCATGGATCGATTGTTTTTAGAACCCAGTAGCATTCGTCGAAAATTCTTTGATCGACTGGTGTATGGATTTGATCCATTACATGCTGAACGATTGTCTAAATACAAACATGCAATGATGGAACGCAATCGTTTGTTAAAAGAGCGTTCATCGAATAAACATTGGTTGGATGCTTTAGAGATAACGATGGCGCAAGAATCCATTGCGATTGCAAGTCGTAGAGTGGAAGCCTTACAGTTGCTACAAGAGGCACACCCATTTTCAGATGATGCTCATTTTCCAGCCGCTAGATTAGAGTTCACTGAGGGGATAGAGCTTGGCTTAAATGAAAGCTCCTTGGTGGATCAAGAGGAAACGCTATTAAGGCAATTGGCAGATAATCGATCGTTAGATGCCTTAATAGGTGGGGCGCAGGTTGGGGCGCATAAAATGGACTTTACAGCGTTTCATACATTGAAAAATCTAAATGCTGCTGTGTGTTCAACGGGTGAGCAAAAGATATTATTGATGTGGATAATTTTAGCGTTTGTGAAGTTGCAAACACTAAGAAACCCAGGAGTTAATATATTGCTGTTAGACGAAGTGGCGGCTCATTTAGATTCTGAACGCAGGCATATATTGTTCGAAAAAATAAATAGTTTAAATGTTCAAGCATGGTATTCGGGAACAGACCACAGCTTATTTTCTGGGTTAGCACAC